From Rutidosis leptorrhynchoides isolate AG116_Rl617_1_P2 chromosome 3, CSIRO_AGI_Rlap_v1, whole genome shotgun sequence, a single genomic window includes:
- the LOC139901244 gene encoding amino acid transporter AVT3C-like — protein sequence MGFEENNKKSEASSSSHVLNLPRETTPLINSSKSTHLSSQFKTFANVFIAIVGAGVLGLPYTFRRTGYATGTLTVFAVAYFTNHCMMLLVKTRRKLESVNGFSKINSFGDLGFVVAGPVGRTSVDVMIVLSQAGFCVSYLIFVSNTLVNIFNLTSPNPSVLGVPAKSFYIWACFPFQLGLNSIPTLTHLAPLSIFADVVDIGAMGVVMVEEVMIYLNSSPVLQAFGGFSVFFYGIGVAVYAFEGIGMVLPLESEMEKKEKFGNVLSITVGFIALMFASFGVFGYFAFGDETKDIITTNLGQGWLSSMVQLGLCLNLFITFPLMMNPVFEVFERMFCEGMYSLWVRWGMVLMVTFVALLVPNFADFLSLVGSSVCIVLGFVLPALFHLMVFKDEVGLFVWIKDGAFIVFGVLLAITGTWTSLQEIFATKA from the coding sequence ATGGGATTTGAAGAAAACAATAAGAAATCAGAAGCAAGTTCATCATCTCATGTATTAAATCTCCCAAGAGAAACAACCCCACTTATCAATTCATCAAAATCCACTCATCTTTCATCCCAATTCAAGACTTTCGCAAATGTTTTCATCGCAATCGTCGGCGCCGGCGTTCTCGGCCTACCCTACACTTTTCGGCGCACCGGTTACGCCACCGGAACCCTAACTGTATTCGCCGTCGCTTACTTCACCAACCACTGTATGATGCTTCTGGTCAAAACTCGCCGGAAACTTGAGTCCGTCAACGGCTTTTCAAAAATCAATTCTTTCGGCGATTTAGGGTTTGTCGTCGCCGGCCCGGTCGGCCGGACGTCCGTTGACGTCATGATTGTTCTATCCCAAGCTGGGTTTTGTGTAAGTTACCTTATATTTGTGTCAAATACTTTGGTCAACATTTTTAATTTGACTTCTCCAAACCCTAGTGTTTTAGGTGTACCAGCTAAAAGTTTCTACATTTGGGCATGTTTTCCATTTCAATTAGGGTTAAATTCAATTCCAACATTGACCCATTTAGCCCCTTTAAGTATATTTGCTGATGTAGTTGATATTGGTGCAATGGGTGTAGTTATGGTTGAAGAAGTGATGATATATTTGAATTCTAGTCCAGTTTTACAAGCATTTGGTGGCTTTTCGGTGTTCTTTTACGGAATCGGTGTGGCGGTTTACGCGTTTGAAGGGATTGGTATGGTGTTACCATTGGAATCAGAAATGGAAAAAAAGGAAAAGTTTGGTAATGTGTTGAGTATAACAGTTGGTTTTATAGCTTTGATGTTTGCATCATTTGGTGTGTTTGGTTATTTTGCATTTGGTGATGAGACTAAAGATATAATTACTACAAATTTAGGGCAAGGGTGGTTGAGTAGTATGGTTCAATTGGGGCTTTGTTTGAATTTGTTTATTACTTTTCCTCTAATGATGAACCCTGTTTTTGAAGTATTTGAGAGGATGTTTTGTGAAGGGATGTATAGTTTGTGGGTGAGATGGGGTATGGTTTTAATGGTGACTTTTGTGGCTCTTTTGGTGCCTAATTTTGCTGATTTTTTGTCTTTGGTGGGTAGTAGTGTTTGTATTGTGTTAGGTTTTGTGTTGCCTGCTTTGTTTCATTTGATGGTGTTTAAAGATGAAGTGGGTTTGTTTGTGTGGATTAAAGATGGAGCCTTTATTGTTTTTGGTGTACTTTTGGCTATTACCGGAACATGGACTTCTTTGCAAGAGATTTTTGCTACCAAAGCTTGA